The Klebsiella sp. RHBSTW-00484 genome includes a window with the following:
- a CDS encoding aminopeptidase → MNIELLQQLCEASAVSGDEQEVRLILIDTLEPCVDEITFDGLGSFVARKGTRGPKVAIVGHMDEVGFMVTHIDESGFIRFTTIGGWWNQSMLNHRVTVRSRAGVKIPGVIGSVAPHALTEKQKQQPLSFDEMFIDIGASSREEVEKRGIAIGDFISPEANFSRWGDDKVVGKTLDNRVGCALMAELLQAVDNPEITLYGVGSVEEEVGLRGAQTSAEHIKPDVVIVLDTAVAGDVPGIDSIKYPLKLGDGPGLMLFDKRYFPNQQLVAALKQSAGDSGAPLQFCTMKTGATDGGRYNVMGGGRPVAALCLPTRYLHANSGMVSAKDYDALFTLVRELLASLTADKVKAFTDFRQVSHTQTHSSCIKAANE, encoded by the coding sequence ATGAACATTGAGTTACTACAACAGTTATGCGAAGCCAGCGCCGTCAGCGGTGATGAACAGGAAGTTCGTTTGATTTTGATCGACACGCTGGAACCCTGCGTGGATGAGATCACTTTTGACGGCCTCGGCAGCTTTGTCGCCCGCAAAGGGACGCGCGGGCCGAAAGTCGCCATCGTCGGGCATATGGATGAAGTGGGCTTTATGGTGACGCATATCGACGAGAGCGGTTTTATCCGTTTCACCACCATTGGCGGGTGGTGGAACCAGTCGATGCTCAATCACCGGGTGACCGTGCGCAGCCGCGCAGGGGTAAAAATCCCCGGCGTGATTGGCTCCGTAGCACCGCACGCCCTGACGGAAAAGCAGAAACAGCAGCCGCTGTCGTTTGACGAGATGTTCATCGATATTGGCGCGAGCAGCCGCGAAGAGGTGGAAAAACGCGGCATTGCGATCGGCGATTTCATCAGTCCGGAAGCGAACTTTTCCCGCTGGGGCGACGATAAAGTCGTCGGCAAAACACTGGATAACCGCGTCGGCTGCGCCCTGATGGCGGAGCTTTTACAAGCGGTGGATAACCCGGAAATCACGCTGTATGGCGTTGGCAGCGTGGAAGAAGAGGTCGGGCTGCGCGGGGCGCAAACCTCGGCGGAGCATATCAAACCCGACGTGGTTATCGTACTGGATACTGCGGTGGCGGGCGACGTGCCCGGCATCGACAGCATCAAATATCCGCTGAAGCTCGGCGACGGGCCGGGGCTGATGCTGTTTGATAAGCGCTATTTCCCTAACCAGCAGTTGGTCGCCGCCTTAAAACAGAGCGCCGGAGACAGCGGCGCCCCATTGCAGTTCTGCACCATGAAAACCGGGGCAACGGACGGTGGACGCTACAATGTGATGGGCGGCGGTCGTCCGGTGGCTGCGCTGTGCCTGCCGACCCGCTATCTGCACGCCAATAGCGGCATGGTTTCGGCAAAAGATTATGACGCACTGTTTACCCTGGTGCGCGAGCTGCTGGCCTCGCTGACGGCGGATAAGGTCAAAGCCTTCACTGACTTTCGCCAGGTGAGCCATACACAAACTCATTCGAGTTGCATCAAGGCGGCAAATGAATGA
- a CDS encoding PTS sugar transporter subunit IIA: MREMYIATHGRYAEGIVSALNLLIGDDHGVTPVCAYCGEIGSTAELAARFDAIAQQAAALGNELVLFTDMPGGSVNNTAVQMMVKYPHAHVISGANLIMLMEFCMSEHPDTAQRLQDAVAAASGAMQYMNLLPEIIAARQATQQQTQDDIDDFFAGEENL, from the coding sequence ATGCGAGAGATGTACATCGCAACTCATGGCCGCTATGCCGAAGGGATTGTCTCAGCGTTAAATCTGCTGATTGGCGACGACCACGGCGTCACGCCCGTTTGCGCCTACTGCGGCGAAATTGGCTCAACGGCAGAGCTGGCAGCCCGCTTTGACGCCATCGCTCAACAGGCCGCCGCTCTTGGCAATGAACTGGTGCTGTTTACCGATATGCCCGGCGGCAGCGTCAACAATACCGCCGTACAGATGATGGTCAAATACCCTCACGCCCACGTTATCAGCGGCGCCAACCTGATTATGTTGATGGAGTTTTGCATGTCGGAACACCCTGATACCGCGCAGCGGCTTCAGGATGCGGTTGCCGCCGCCAGCGGGGCGATGCAGTACATGAATCTGTTGCCGGAGATCATCGCAGCGCGCCAGGCAACGCAGCAGCAGACCCAGGACGATATTGACGATTTTTTTGCCGGGGAGGAAAACCTGTGA
- a CDS encoding IS1 family transposase (programmed frameshift) gives MASVSISCPSCSATDGVVRNGKSTAGHQRYLCSHCRKTWQLQFTYTASQPGTHQKIIDMAMNGVGCRATARIMGVGLNTIFRHFKKLRPQSVTSRIQPGSDVIVCAEMDEQWGYVGAKSRQRWLFYAYDRLRKTVVAHVFGERTLATLERLLSLLSAFEVVVWMTDGWPLYESRLKGKLHVISKRYTQRIERHNLNLRQHLARLGRKSLSFSKSVELHDKVIGHYLNIKHYH, from the exons GTGGCTTCTGTTTCTATCAGCTGTCCCTCCTGTTCAGCTACTGACGGGGTGGTGCGTAACGGCAAAAGCACCGCCGGACATCAGCGCTATCTCTGCTCTCACTGCCGTAAAACATGGCAACTGCAGTTCACTTACACCGCTTCTCAACCCGGTACGCACCAGAAAATCATTGATATGGCCATGAATGGCGTTGGATGCCGGGCAACCGCCCGCATTATGGGCGTTGGCCTCAACACGATTTTCCGCCATT TTAAAAAACTCAGGCCGCAGTCGGTAACCTCGCGCATACAGCCGGGCAGTGACGTCATCGTCTGCGCGGAAATGGACGAACAGTGGGGATACGTCGGGGCTAAATCGCGCCAGCGCTGGCTGTTTTACGCGTATGACAGGCTCCGGAAGACGGTTGTGGCGCACGTATTCGGTGAACGCACTCTGGCCACACTGGAGCGTCTTCTGAGCCTGCTGTCGGCCTTTGAGGTCGTGGTATGGATGACGGATGGCTGGCCGCTGTATGAATCCCGCCTGAAGGGAAAGCTGCACGTTATCAGCAAGCGTTACACTCAGCGCATTGAGCGACATAACCTGAATCTGAGACAACATCTGGCAAGGCTGGGACGGAAGTCACTGTCGTTCTCAAAATCGGTGGAGCTGCATGACAAGGTCATCGGGCATTATCTGAACATAAAACACTATCATTAA
- a CDS encoding PTS sugar transporter subunit IIB — MLKILCVCGCGLGSSFAIEMTTKAVLKKLEIPAHIEHTTVSEAGAFKSDMILTQKTFADILTADASEEEIKRVVVLHKLTDKDEVEAKIVAFLKERNLKVADYE, encoded by the coding sequence ATGCTGAAAATTCTTTGCGTATGTGGCTGCGGCCTCGGTTCAAGCTTTGCCATCGAAATGACGACGAAAGCGGTTTTAAAGAAACTGGAAATTCCGGCGCATATTGAACATACCACCGTTTCCGAAGCCGGAGCGTTTAAATCCGATATGATTCTCACGCAAAAAACTTTCGCCGATATATTAACGGCGGATGCTAGCGAGGAGGAAATTAAACGCGTGGTGGTGCTGCATAAACTGACGGATAAAGACGAAGTTGAGGCCAAGATCGTCGCATTCTTAAAAGAACGTAACCTGAAGGTAGCGGACTATGAATAG
- a CDS encoding putative frv operon regulatory protein codes for MLSERQLKVAEILEQQPCLLGELARQTGVSSRTILRDIDYLNFTFSGKARIHPGGGAGYQLDIVDRRGYFQLLQRHDNDDRLLAILLLNPFTTRVQLAATLNLPETWVADRLPRLKQRYERAFSIASRPGVGHFIDEPEDKRIILLANLLKKDPLLIPLPGITRENIEQLQQACENLHAFALVSGEYLASVVLAVYALRNQLTAAWPECQHSALNNAVELAGIYLGDKAFSTLVGLLEMQQQHTAAISEEGVVSLLKSLPGVTPLNIIDEQLVENITGHLLRCVAAPVWIPEHRQGSMNNLKAAWPAAFDMSLRFIARLREQLDIPLFDSDLIGLYFACALERHQNERQPIILLSDQNAIATINQQAIERDVLNCRVIIARSAGEVSAISEEVTPLLIINNSHYLLDDALKNVLTIKNIITAAGTEQIKNFLATAFIRQQPERFFSQQGSFHYPNTAGESWQEIIGRICGQLVAQGHITEDEALRICAREHEGENLIVNRLAIPHCWSEQERRFRGFFITLARPMQVNNEPVSHVLIACAAADARHELKIFSYLSSVLCRHPADTIAGLAGYEAFIALLRE; via the coding sequence ATGCTATCGGAACGCCAGTTAAAGGTCGCGGAGATTCTCGAACAGCAGCCCTGCTTGCTGGGCGAACTGGCGCGACAAACTGGCGTGTCGAGCCGCACGATCCTGCGCGATATTGATTACCTCAACTTTACCTTCAGCGGTAAGGCCCGCATTCACCCCGGCGGCGGTGCGGGCTACCAGCTGGATATTGTCGACCGGCGCGGCTATTTCCAGCTTTTACAACGTCATGATAATGATGACCGGTTGCTGGCGATATTACTGCTTAACCCATTTACCACCCGCGTGCAGCTCGCCGCGACGCTGAATTTACCGGAAACCTGGGTCGCCGACAGGTTGCCGCGCCTGAAGCAGCGCTACGAACGCGCGTTCAGCATCGCAAGCCGCCCCGGCGTCGGGCACTTTATTGATGAGCCTGAAGACAAGCGCATTATCCTGCTGGCGAATCTGCTGAAAAAAGATCCGCTGTTGATTCCCCTGCCGGGCATAACGCGCGAGAACATCGAGCAGCTTCAGCAGGCCTGTGAAAATCTGCACGCTTTTGCGCTGGTTTCCGGAGAGTATCTCGCAAGCGTAGTGCTTGCCGTTTATGCCCTGCGCAACCAGCTCACCGCCGCCTGGCCTGAGTGTCAGCATAGTGCGCTTAACAATGCGGTGGAGCTGGCGGGAATTTATCTCGGTGACAAGGCGTTTAGCACGCTGGTTGGGCTGCTGGAAATGCAACAACAGCATACCGCTGCGATTTCCGAAGAGGGCGTCGTGTCGCTGCTAAAATCGCTACCCGGCGTCACCCCGCTGAATATTATCGACGAACAGCTAGTCGAAAATATTACCGGTCACCTCCTGCGCTGCGTCGCCGCCCCGGTATGGATCCCGGAACATCGACAGGGCAGCATGAACAACCTGAAGGCCGCCTGGCCCGCCGCCTTCGACATGAGCCTGCGCTTTATCGCCCGACTTCGCGAACAGTTGGATATTCCTCTGTTCGACAGCGACCTGATTGGGCTTTATTTTGCCTGTGCTCTGGAACGGCATCAGAACGAACGCCAGCCGATTATTTTGCTCTCCGATCAGAACGCCATCGCCACCATTAACCAGCAGGCGATTGAGCGGGATGTGCTGAATTGCCGGGTGATTATTGCGCGCAGCGCGGGCGAAGTAAGCGCCATCAGCGAAGAGGTCACTCCGCTATTAATCATCAACAATAGTCACTATCTGCTTGATGATGCTTTAAAAAATGTTCTTACTATCAAAAACATTATCACCGCAGCCGGTACCGAGCAGATTAAAAACTTCCTCGCCACGGCCTTTATCCGCCAGCAGCCTGAGCGTTTCTTTTCACAGCAGGGCAGCTTCCATTACCCCAATACGGCGGGCGAAAGCTGGCAGGAGATTATCGGCCGAATTTGCGGACAGCTTGTCGCGCAGGGTCATATCACCGAAGACGAGGCACTGCGCATCTGCGCCAGGGAGCATGAGGGCGAAAACCTGATTGTGAATCGCCTGGCGATCCCCCACTGTTGGAGCGAGCAGGAGCGCCGCTTTCGCGGCTTCTTTATCACCCTCGCGCGCCCCATGCAGGTCAATAACGAGCCGGTCAGCCATGTGCTCATCGCCTGCGCCGCCGCCGACGCGCGCCACGAGTTAAAAATATTCAGCTATTTATCCAGCGTGCTGTGCCGTCATCCGGCGGACACTATTGCGGGACTGGCGGGGTATGAAGCATTTATTGCGCTGCTCAGGGAGTAA
- a CDS encoding PTS fructose transporter subunit IIA: MAALTANCIDLNIQGNSVYSILKQLADMAFHNGYVSDRNQFLQTLLLREKLHSTGFGSGIAVPHGKNACVKQPFVLFARKSANVDWKASDGEDVNCWICLGVPQAGEDDQVKIIGTLCRKIIHQDFINQLKQGDADQVLALLNQTLTS, encoded by the coding sequence ATGGCAGCCCTTACAGCGAACTGCATTGACCTGAATATTCAGGGCAATAGCGTTTATTCCATCCTCAAGCAGCTGGCGGATATGGCCTTTCATAACGGCTACGTCAGCGACCGTAATCAGTTTTTGCAAACGCTGCTGCTGCGCGAAAAGCTGCACTCCACTGGTTTTGGTTCGGGCATCGCCGTTCCTCACGGCAAAAACGCCTGCGTGAAGCAGCCTTTCGTCCTGTTCGCGCGTAAATCCGCCAACGTCGACTGGAAGGCCAGCGACGGCGAAGACGTCAACTGCTGGATCTGCCTCGGCGTGCCGCAGGCCGGTGAGGACGACCAGGTCAAAATCATCGGCACCCTGTGTCGCAAAATTATCCATCAGGATTTTATCAACCAGCTGAAACAGGGCGACGCCGACCAGGTGCTGGCGCTGTTAAATCAGACCTTAACCTCATAA
- a CDS encoding PTS sugar transporter subunit IIC, translating into MNSFVEFIVKDLLGQASILIAFIAMLGLILQKKSPGKTAEGTFKTLLGFLIMMAGINIIVATLTFLNDIFTQGFGMKGYITDVAAIAGLANRELGSEVALTLLVIFAVNIIIARLTPLKYIFLTGQALLWMATIGAVIGYKAGLTGFPLILTGGIFGGIMAVLMPALAQPVVRRITGSDDVALGHFCTIGYLVQAAVAKVVGKGSRSTEDLELPDNFKFLQDTYLAMAVVMVPMYLIPAVAAGPEYIGQFSNGINYLMYAFMQSIQFVAGVFVLYSGVRLLLNELVPAFRGIAMRIVPDAKPALDCPVLFPYAPNAVIVGFLATTVGSIIGMLVFPLFGLAMILPGLLTNFFAGGTAGVFGNALGGRRGAMIGGVVHGLFITFLPAILVPMLESYGFTGVTFSDSDVISSGLVLGHAFQNNWLFVALFIVFVAALAWFVNGKSAKPKGENAHESV; encoded by the coding sequence ATGAATAGCTTTGTAGAGTTTATCGTCAAAGATTTGCTCGGTCAGGCATCGATATTAATCGCCTTTATTGCGATGCTGGGCCTGATCCTGCAAAAAAAATCACCGGGTAAAACGGCAGAAGGAACGTTTAAAACCTTGCTCGGCTTTTTAATCATGATGGCCGGGATTAACATTATTGTCGCCACGCTCACGTTCCTGAACGATATTTTCACTCAGGGATTCGGCATGAAAGGCTATATTACCGACGTTGCCGCTATCGCCGGGTTAGCTAACCGTGAATTAGGCTCGGAAGTGGCGCTGACGCTGCTGGTGATCTTTGCCGTCAACATTATTATCGCCCGCCTGACGCCGCTGAAATATATCTTCCTGACCGGTCAGGCATTGCTGTGGATGGCGACCATTGGCGCGGTGATTGGCTATAAAGCCGGACTGACCGGATTCCCGCTGATCCTGACCGGCGGCATCTTTGGCGGCATTATGGCGGTACTGATGCCCGCGCTGGCACAGCCGGTGGTCAGGCGCATTACCGGTTCTGACGACGTGGCGCTGGGGCACTTCTGCACCATTGGTTATCTGGTACAGGCGGCGGTGGCCAAAGTGGTGGGTAAAGGTTCCCGCTCAACGGAAGACCTTGAATTACCGGACAACTTTAAGTTTCTCCAGGACACCTACCTCGCGATGGCGGTGGTGATGGTGCCGATGTATCTCATCCCGGCGGTCGCGGCGGGCCCGGAATATATTGGCCAGTTCTCCAACGGTATTAATTACCTGATGTACGCCTTTATGCAGTCCATTCAGTTCGTGGCGGGCGTCTTCGTGCTCTACAGCGGTGTTCGCTTACTGCTTAATGAACTGGTTCCGGCATTTCGCGGTATCGCAATGCGTATTGTTCCGGACGCCAAGCCCGCGCTGGATTGCCCGGTTCTGTTTCCCTATGCGCCTAACGCCGTGATCGTCGGCTTCCTGGCGACCACAGTCGGCTCCATTATCGGCATGCTGGTGTTCCCGCTGTTCGGCCTGGCGATGATTCTGCCCGGTCTGTTAACCAACTTCTTTGCTGGCGGTACGGCGGGCGTGTTTGGTAATGCGCTGGGCGGCCGCCGTGGGGCGATGATTGGCGGCGTGGTTCACGGCCTGTTTATCACCTTCCTGCCTGCGATTCTGGTACCGATGCTCGAAAGCTACGGCTTTACTGGCGTCACTTTTAGCGATTCTGATGTGATCAGTTCCGGTCTGGTATTGGGTCATGCCTTCCAGAATAACTGGTTGTTTGTCGCCTTATTCATTGTTTTTGTTGCCGCACTGGCATGGTTCGTAAACGGTAAATCAGCGAAGCCGAAAGGGGAAAATGCTCATGAGTCTGTATAA
- a CDS encoding PTS fructose-like transporter subunit IIBC, whose protein sequence is MESSLRLVAITNCPAGIAHTYMVAEALEQKARSLGHTIKVETQGSSGVENRLTNEEIAAADYVILATGRGLSADDRARFAGKKVYEIAISQALKNIDQIFTQLPSHSQLFAADSGVKLGKQDVQQGSVMSHLMAGVSAALPFVIGGGILVAIANMLVQFGLPYTDMSKGAPSFTWVVESIGYLGFTFMIPIMGAYIAWSIGDKPAFAPAFLVCYLANDKGLLGTQSGAGFLGAVVLGLAIGYFVLWFRKVRLGKALQPLLGSMLIPFVTLLVFGVLTYYVVGPVMSDIMGGLLHFLNTIPPSMKMGAAFLVGAMLAFDMGGPINKTAWFFCFSLLEKHIYDWYAIVGVVALMPPVAAGIATYIAPKLFTQQEKAAASSAIVVGATVATEPAIPYALAAPLPMITANTLSGGITGMLVIAFGIKRLAPGLGIFDPLIGLMSPVGSFYLVLAIGLALNISLIIILKGLWLKRKAAQQELVHEH, encoded by the coding sequence ATGGAGTCATCCTTGCGTTTAGTGGCGATCACCAACTGCCCCGCCGGTATCGCCCACACTTACATGGTGGCGGAAGCGCTGGAGCAAAAAGCGCGTTCGCTCGGCCATACCATAAAAGTTGAAACCCAAGGTTCAAGCGGCGTCGAAAACCGCCTGACCAATGAAGAGATTGCCGCTGCGGATTACGTGATTCTGGCGACAGGACGCGGCTTAAGCGCTGATGATCGCGCACGCTTTGCCGGTAAGAAGGTTTATGAGATCGCCATTTCCCAGGCGTTGAAAAATATCGACCAGATCTTTACCCAGTTGCCCTCTCATTCGCAGCTTTTTGCCGCCGATAGCGGCGTCAAGCTGGGCAAACAGGATGTACAGCAGGGTAGCGTGATGAGCCACCTGATGGCGGGAGTTTCCGCCGCGCTGCCGTTTGTTATCGGCGGCGGTATTCTGGTCGCCATCGCCAATATGCTGGTGCAGTTCGGTTTGCCATATACCGACATGTCGAAAGGCGCGCCGTCGTTTACCTGGGTCGTCGAATCTATCGGCTATCTCGGCTTCACCTTTATGATCCCAATCATGGGCGCGTACATCGCCTGGTCGATTGGCGATAAACCGGCGTTCGCCCCGGCGTTTCTGGTGTGCTATCTGGCGAACGATAAAGGGCTGCTGGGTACGCAGTCCGGCGCGGGATTTCTCGGCGCGGTAGTGCTGGGGCTGGCAATCGGCTACTTCGTGTTATGGTTTCGCAAGGTACGTCTCGGCAAGGCGCTTCAGCCGCTGCTCGGCTCAATGCTGATCCCGTTCGTCACTCTACTGGTGTTTGGCGTGCTGACGTACTACGTCGTCGGCCCGGTGATGTCCGATATCATGGGCGGCCTGTTGCACTTCCTGAACACCATTCCGCCATCCATGAAAATGGGCGCAGCTTTCCTTGTTGGCGCGATGCTGGCGTTCGACATGGGCGGACCGATCAACAAAACCGCGTGGTTCTTCTGCTTCTCGCTGCTGGAAAAACATATCTATGACTGGTACGCCATCGTTGGCGTGGTGGCGCTGATGCCGCCCGTCGCCGCAGGTATCGCCACCTATATCGCGCCGAAGCTGTTTACACAGCAGGAGAAGGCCGCCGCCAGCAGCGCGATTGTGGTCGGCGCAACCGTCGCTACCGAACCGGCAATTCCTTACGCGCTGGCCGCCCCACTGCCGATGATTACCGCCAATACGCTCTCCGGCGGCATTACCGGGATGCTGGTGATCGCCTTCGGAATCAAACGTCTGGCGCCGGGTTTAGGTATCTTTGACCCGCTGATCGGCCTGATGTCGCCTGTAGGTTCATTTTATCTGGTGCTGGCGATTGGCCTGGCGCTAAACATTTCGCTAATCATCATTCTGAAAGGATTGTGGCTCAAACGTAAAGCCGCGCAGCAGGAGCTTGTCCATGAACATTGA
- a CDS encoding sigma 54-interacting transcriptional regulator — protein sequence MALSAKEKLFHKILTHYAQKPAGFTAQDCADFMQVNRSVISHYLNRLCDDGHLSKENTRPVRFFVQQNGVKNAQASRIVSKKHDAFQQLIGAQGSLAEAIALCRSAVDYPGDGLPVLLSGESGVGKSHLAALIYQYAIERNVIAADKPFVELNCADYANNPELLSATLFGYTRGAFTGADREKRGAFDDADGGFLFLDEVHRLSAENQEKLFLFMDKGYFYRLGDNRTRHPASLRFIFATTENIDTVLLNTFRRRIPVRVTLPNYISRPLTERVAQVSHFLHQEALSLRRDIHLDNPLMHQLVTSPVRGNIGELKNQIKVMCASAWSDNRETSVITLRGPSSGGEIIRITANPDDDALNVSQLLPKAMHDAVIFRDFCHSGNVLLLNRKMEQLLTTVSGAVAAESLYSGYIWQNTAHALNELESLTGISCSQEIRKAVWLCVSYALHPSQEAVNANELQTISDYVSAKARLLAEECLALLNKHVTHQPLPLLLPLLSCAFHTLAGEDDPIQGIIVSHGRATASSIAGIANQLTGGYYFKAFDMANATSTREIIDLLIAHVSRLKQGGGLIILVDMGSLKEIYEEIKLHLHGELLVINNVSTAMALDIAAKIQDKLSMEAIIESAKGAYEVETRYYAGILPGNKIIISCISGEGISRKLKDIVQRFLAQEEIDIITMEYDDLKWKIAHADPALNGTRLIITTTDLEAGYIPLLSVEQLIKEKTLVLKRDYFNGLLMEGGLEPMIDEVVKLFTVEGVASRLNFLNPVVIIDEVEAVIKQYESFYKIHFESYLRINLFMHIALMIERVMVNNGVRHREEAELTLDQQAFVAVHDTFFQALNRKYNITLPLTEVLMIYEIMEPWIAFDPIN from the coding sequence ATGGCGCTGTCGGCGAAAGAAAAGTTATTTCACAAAATACTCACCCATTATGCGCAGAAACCCGCAGGTTTCACGGCTCAGGACTGCGCTGACTTTATGCAGGTTAACCGCAGCGTCATCAGTCATTACCTCAACAGGCTGTGCGATGACGGCCATCTGAGTAAAGAAAATACCCGCCCGGTTCGCTTCTTTGTGCAGCAAAATGGCGTAAAAAACGCGCAGGCGTCTCGCATAGTGTCGAAAAAGCACGACGCCTTTCAGCAGTTGATCGGCGCACAGGGAAGCCTGGCGGAAGCAATCGCGCTTTGCCGCTCGGCGGTGGATTATCCCGGCGACGGTCTGCCTGTCCTGCTCTCCGGGGAAAGCGGCGTCGGTAAGAGCCATCTGGCGGCGCTGATTTATCAATATGCCATCGAGCGCAACGTCATTGCGGCGGATAAGCCGTTCGTTGAACTGAACTGTGCCGACTACGCCAATAACCCGGAGCTGCTTTCGGCAACGCTTTTCGGCTATACGCGCGGTGCGTTCACCGGGGCTGACCGCGAAAAGCGTGGGGCCTTTGATGATGCGGATGGCGGGTTTCTGTTTCTCGATGAGGTCCATCGACTGTCAGCTGAGAACCAGGAGAAGCTGTTTCTGTTTATGGACAAAGGCTATTTCTATCGTCTCGGCGATAACCGCACGCGCCATCCGGCGTCGCTGCGCTTTATTTTCGCCACCACGGAGAATATCGACACCGTCCTGCTCAACACCTTCCGCCGCCGAATTCCGGTGCGCGTGACGCTGCCCAACTATATTTCGCGCCCGCTCACCGAGCGCGTCGCTCAGGTTAGCCATTTTTTGCATCAGGAAGCGCTCAGCCTGCGCCGGGATATTCATCTCGATAATCCGCTCATGCATCAACTGGTAACCTCGCCGGTGCGCGGCAATATCGGCGAGCTAAAAAATCAGATCAAAGTCATGTGCGCCAGCGCCTGGAGCGATAATCGCGAGACCTCCGTGATTACGCTACGCGGCCCCTCGTCCGGCGGCGAAATAATCAGAATTACCGCTAACCCTGATGATGATGCGCTTAATGTCAGCCAATTGCTGCCAAAAGCGATGCACGATGCGGTTATTTTTCGCGACTTTTGCCATAGCGGTAACGTGCTGTTGCTGAATCGCAAAATGGAACAGCTGCTGACCACGGTCAGCGGCGCGGTTGCCGCCGAGTCGCTGTATAGCGGCTATATCTGGCAGAATACCGCTCATGCGTTGAACGAGCTGGAGAGCCTGACCGGTATCAGCTGTAGCCAGGAGATCCGCAAAGCCGTCTGGCTCTGCGTCAGCTATGCGCTGCATCCTTCTCAGGAGGCGGTCAACGCGAACGAGCTACAGACGATTTCTGACTATGTTTCCGCGAAGGCGCGCCTGCTGGCGGAAGAGTGCCTCGCCTTGCTGAACAAACACGTCACCCACCAGCCGCTGCCCCTCTTGCTGCCGCTGTTAAGCTGCGCTTTTCATACCCTGGCCGGTGAAGACGACCCCATTCAGGGCATTATCGTTTCCCACGGTCGCGCCACCGCATCGAGTATTGCCGGTATCGCCAATCAGTTGACCGGCGGCTACTACTTTAAAGCCTTCGATATGGCCAACGCGACCTCCACCAGAGAAATCATCGACCTGCTGATTGCCCACGTCTCGCGCCTCAAACAAGGGGGCGGGCTGATTATCCTGGTGGATATGGGGTCACTAAAAGAGATCTACGAAGAAATTAAGCTTCACCTGCATGGTGAACTGTTGGTTATCAACAACGTCAGCACCGCTATGGCGCTGGATATTGCCGCCAAAATTCAGGACAAACTGTCGATGGAGGCGATTATTGAGAGCGCCAAAGGGGCGTATGAGGTTGAAACCCGCTACTACGCTGGGATCTTGCCGGGGAATAAAATCATTATCTCCTGCATCTCCGGCGAAGGGATCTCCCGCAAGCTGAAAGATATCGTCCAGCGATTTCTGGCGCAGGAGGAGATCGACATCATTACGATGGAGTATGACGATCTGAAGTGGAAAATCGCCCACGCCGACCCGGCACTAAACGGCACCCGGCTTATCATCACGACCACCGATCTGGAAGCGGGCTATATTCCGCTGCTAAGCGTAGAGCAGTTAATTAAAGAAAAGACGCTGGTGTTAAAGCGCGACTACTTCAACGGGCTGCTGATGGAAGGCGGTCTGGAGCCGATGATTGATGAAGTCGTGAAGCTGTTTACCGTCGAAGGCGTCGCCAGCCGTCTCAACTTCCTCAATCCGGTGGTGATTATTGATGAAGTTGAAGCGGTGATTAAACAGTATGAATCCTTCTACAAAATCCATTTTGAAAGCTACCTGCGCATCAATCTGTTTATGCATATCGCGCTGATGATTGAGCGGGTAATGGTCAATAACGGCGTGCGCCATCGCGAAGAGGCGGAGCTGACGCTGGATCAGCAGGCGTTTGTCGCCGTCCACGACACCTTTTTCCAGGCGCTGAACCGTAAATACAATATCACCCTGCCGCTCACCGAAGTGCTGATGATCTATGAAATCATGGAGCCATGGATCGCCTTTGACCCCATCAATTAA